In Deinococcota bacterium, the genomic window GCTGTTGGCGGAGGGCAGGGCTTCCTTGGCGACGATGCGGGGGATGATGGCTCCCTGAGCCGGGTAGTAAGAAAGTCGCCCATTCAGTTTAACGCTGGACATAATTAACGGATTGCGTTACTATCAGCACAGTGATCAAGTCGTTTGCAGACTCCGAAACCGAGAAGGTCTTTCACGGTCAAACATCTCGCAAGCTTCCGCCCGATATCCAACGCACCGCCGAGCGCAAACTCCGCTACCTGCACAATGCCCAGAACTTAAACGACTTGAGAGCACCGCCCGTCAACCGCCTCGAGAAACTTTCGGGAGACCGCCAAGGCCAGCACTCCATCCGCGTCAACGCTCAGTGGCGTATCTGCTTTATCTGGCAGGGCGGAAACGCAAAAAACGTTGAAATCACCGACTACCACTAAGGAGCTGATCATGAGAGAACGAAGCCCCATTCACCCCGGCGAGGTTTTGCTCGAGGATTTTCTCGTCCCTCTGGCACTGACCAAATACCGCCTTGCCAAAGATACTGGCGTACCCCCTACGCGCATTCAAGACATCTTGGGCGGCAAGCGCGGCATCAGCGCGGATACCGCGCTGCGCCTCAGCCGCTACTTTGGTACGAGCGCCGAGCTTTGGATGGGGCTACAGAGCGATTACGAGCTGGAGCGTGCCAAAATGGCGTTGGGGGAGGCGCTCGAGCAGGTCAAGCCAAGAAGTGCAGCTTAAGGGCTCGAGGCTTATCTATCCCCAACAGAACGCCCACATACTGTGCATCTCACAATAAATGAGCGAAACGCTTTCAGCCGATGAGAAGCTGGTGATAATCCTTGTCCGCCTCTGACGCTAATTTTCAGGGCATTACAAAGTGTTGTCATTTGCACCTTCATCAAAACTCGCTCATTTACTCAGGGACTCACTGTAGTCCAGGCGGTGTTGCCTATAATCCACTATAATCCATAAGCCATCTCAGCAGCTCTCTTCATTTGAAGGGTGTGCGTAAGTCCTAAGGAACAATGTGCTCGACCTCAAAGGGGAGGTTGAA contains:
- a CDS encoding HigA family addiction module antitoxin, coding for MRERSPIHPGEVLLEDFLVPLALTKYRLAKDTGVPPTRIQDILGGKRGISADTALRLSRYFGTSAELWMGLQSDYELERAKMALGEALEQVKPRSAA
- a CDS encoding type II toxin-antitoxin system RelE/ParE family toxin, translated to MIKSFADSETEKVFHGQTSRKLPPDIQRTAERKLRYLHNAQNLNDLRAPPVNRLEKLSGDRQGQHSIRVNAQWRICFIWQGGNAKNVEITDYH